The Pedobacter roseus genome contains a region encoding:
- a CDS encoding pyridoxal phosphate-dependent aminotransferase produces MKVSVLASSLIGSEIIKIGNEVNEMKRKGASIANLTIGDFDANIYPIPTELKAGIVDAYNANQTNYPPADGVLPLRETVSELLKDRFGLEYNTNSILVSGGSRPLIYATYLALIDPGDTVVFPAPSWNNNHYSHLTSAKTIAVETDAEHNFMPTAAQLKPHLKGATLLALCSPLNPTGTMFDADSLAEICDAVLEENASRGADEKPLYMMYDQIYSLLTFGKEHVNPVSLRPEMRPFTVFVDGSSKCLAATGVRVGWGFGPEDIINRMKALVGHMGAWAPKAEQVAMSNYFNDKTQVDTFLTSFKGQIQDSLNALYNGFNELKAEGFNVDAVEPMGAIYLTIKINYIGKTTEDGQILKDSADVNFYLIKEAGAALVPFSAFGNEDSMPWFRASVGACTLQDIKDMLPRIKTALSKLK; encoded by the coding sequence ATGAAAGTTTCAGTATTGGCCAGTTCATTAATTGGCTCAGAAATTATAAAAATTGGTAACGAGGTTAACGAAATGAAACGCAAAGGCGCTTCAATCGCCAACTTAACCATCGGCGATTTTGATGCAAATATTTACCCGATTCCAACCGAATTAAAAGCGGGAATTGTTGATGCATACAATGCCAATCAAACTAACTACCCACCAGCTGATGGTGTTTTGCCATTACGCGAAACGGTTTCAGAATTATTGAAAGACAGATTCGGATTAGAATATAATACCAACAGTATTTTAGTCTCTGGGGGGTCGCGTCCATTGATTTATGCTACTTACCTGGCTTTGATTGATCCGGGAGATACTGTAGTTTTTCCTGCTCCATCATGGAATAATAACCACTATTCACATTTAACTTCGGCTAAAACCATTGCCGTAGAAACCGATGCTGAGCATAATTTTATGCCAACAGCTGCGCAACTGAAACCGCATTTAAAAGGTGCAACTTTATTGGCTTTATGTTCGCCGTTAAATCCAACCGGAACCATGTTCGATGCAGATTCGCTTGCTGAAATCTGTGATGCAGTTTTAGAAGAAAATGCTTCCCGTGGTGCAGATGAAAAACCATTGTACATGATGTATGATCAGATTTATTCGCTTTTAACTTTTGGTAAAGAGCACGTAAATCCGGTTTCTTTACGTCCGGAAATGAGGCCATTTACCGTTTTTGTAGATGGTAGTTCGAAATGTTTAGCGGCAACGGGTGTGCGTGTAGGATGGGGTTTCGGTCCTGAAGATATCATCAACAGGATGAAGGCATTGGTTGGCCACATGGGGGCCTGGGCACCAAAAGCCGAGCAGGTTGCCATGTCAAACTATTTTAACGATAAAACACAGGTTGATACTTTCTTAACCAGCTTTAAAGGTCAGATTCAGGATAGTTTAAATGCGCTTTATAATGGTTTTAACGAGCTAAAAGCAGAAGGATTTAATGTTGATGCGGTGGAGCCAATGGGCGCCATTTATTTAACCATTAAAATCAATTATATTGGAAAAACAACTGAAGATGGTCAAATTTTAAAGGATAGTGCAGATGTAAATTTCTACCTGATTAAAGAAGCAGGTGCAGCATTAGTGCCATTCTCAGCTTTTGGAAATGAAGATAGCATGCCTTGGTTCAGGGCGTCAGTAGGTGCTTGTACTTTACAGGATATTAAAGACATGTTGCCGAGAATTAAAACGGCATTGAGTAAGTTAAAATAA
- a CDS encoding type II toxin-antitoxin system RelE/ParE family toxin, with the protein MANEVIYSDVFIRKAKVYKKKYLSLVEDLYELEEKLLENPQQGNDLGAGLYKIRLAIKSKGKGKSGGFRIITYLVSNMQDGVVINMLTLYDKSEESSIDKKELQKIIKAL; encoded by the coding sequence ATGGCCAATGAAGTTATTTATTCAGATGTTTTTATTAGAAAAGCCAAAGTCTACAAAAAGAAATATCTTTCTTTAGTTGAAGATCTCTATGAACTTGAAGAGAAACTTCTCGAGAATCCGCAACAGGGTAATGATCTAGGTGCAGGCCTCTATAAAATTAGACTAGCAATAAAGAGCAAGGGTAAAGGCAAAAGTGGTGGATTTAGAATAATAACTTATCTGGTTTCAAATATGCAAGATGGTGTAGTTATCAATATGCTAACCTTATATGATAAATCGGAAGAGAGTAGTATCGATAAAAAAGAACTTCAAAAAATAATTAAAGCATTATAA
- the argH gene encoding argininosuccinate lyase yields MKIWQKNIDVNQFVESFTVGKDRELDLQMAKFDVLGSLAHTQMLETINLLTTDELKTVQQELKNIYNEIEAGNFTIEDTVEDVHSQVEWLLTQRIGEAGKKIHSGRSRNDQVLVDLKLFFRACIEDMVNQTSTLFNQLIELSNAHKDKLMPGYTHLQIAMPSSFGLWFGAYAESLADDMELMLAAWKITNKNPLGSAAGYGSSFPLNRTLTTELLGFESLNYNVVYAQMGRGKTERILAQAMSAVAATLAKMAMDVCLFINQNFGFISFPPELTTGSSIMPHKKNPDVFELIRSRCNKIQALPNEIAMMITNLPSGYHRDLQLLKENLFPAINSLNECLEIATFMFQNITIKDDILKDKKYDYLFSVEVVNDLALQGVPFREAYKIVGEQIENGTFTPSGQIHHTHEGSIGNLCNEQISEAMQNVLSQFGFGKVNKAIENLVK; encoded by the coding sequence ATGAAAATCTGGCAAAAAAATATAGATGTAAATCAGTTTGTAGAAAGTTTTACGGTAGGTAAAGACCGCGAATTGGATCTGCAAATGGCAAAATTCGATGTATTGGGTTCATTAGCACATACCCAAATGTTAGAAACCATCAATCTTCTAACTACTGATGAATTGAAAACGGTTCAGCAAGAACTGAAAAACATTTACAATGAAATTGAAGCTGGAAATTTCACCATCGAAGATACGGTAGAAGATGTACACTCGCAGGTAGAATGGTTGCTTACCCAACGCATTGGTGAGGCGGGCAAAAAAATCCATAGTGGCAGGTCGCGCAATGACCAGGTTTTAGTCGATTTAAAATTATTCTTCAGGGCTTGCATTGAAGATATGGTTAACCAAACTTCAACTTTGTTTAACCAGTTAATTGAACTGAGCAATGCACATAAAGACAAATTAATGCCAGGTTACACACATCTGCAGATTGCCATGCCATCGTCATTTGGTTTATGGTTTGGCGCTTATGCCGAAAGTCTTGCCGATGATATGGAGCTGATGCTTGCTGCATGGAAAATTACCAATAAAAATCCATTGGGTTCTGCTGCGGGTTATGGCTCGTCATTTCCTTTAAACAGAACTTTAACAACCGAATTATTGGGTTTTGAAAGTTTAAACTACAATGTGGTTTATGCACAGATGGGCCGTGGCAAAACCGAAAGAATTTTGGCTCAGGCCATGAGCGCAGTTGCGGCAACTTTGGCTAAAATGGCAATGGATGTATGTTTGTTCATCAACCAGAATTTTGGTTTTATCAGTTTTCCGCCAGAACTCACTACAGGTTCGAGCATTATGCCGCACAAAAAAAATCCGGATGTTTTCGAACTGATCCGTTCCCGTTGTAATAAAATCCAGGCTTTACCAAATGAAATAGCGATGATGATTACCAATTTACCGTCAGGTTATCACCGCGATTTACAGTTGCTTAAAGAAAATCTTTTCCCGGCGATTAATTCTTTAAACGAATGTTTGGAAATAGCTACTTTCATGTTTCAGAACATCACCATTAAAGATGATATTTTGAAAGATAAAAAATACGACTACCTGTTTAGCGTTGAAGTAGTAAACGATTTGGCGTTGCAAGGTGTTCCATTTAGAGAGGCTTATAAAATTGTTGGCGAACAGATAGAAAATGGTACTTTTACTCCATCTGGCCAGATACATCATACACACGAAGGAAGCATTGGCAACCTTTGTAATGAGCAGATTAGTGAAGCAATGCAAAATGTGCTGTCGCAGTTTGGCTTTGGGAAAGTGAATAAAGCAATTGAAAATCTGGTTAAATAA
- a CDS encoding alpha/beta hydrolase family protein, which translates to MKSLKLFSTVFLLLVIHHLQAQEKPALGWKDVSKWTFNRPATLSPNGEWIALASGPVEGDLKMTIRKTNDTLSRSYPIGAMANSISFSNDSKFAAFKVALKDSEAKVAKKTNKPVYDKLLLVSLSDNKQTTFEKVKSFSFSEKSPEWIAIQFAPAENASKEKDAPKGTDVLLYNLITKKSYNLGNVSEFAFNKTGSQFAYVIDAAGQNGNGIFLRDMKTGITTALDNDKAVYQKLGWNEQGTAFALLKANKNDKYKDDVYSMLGFNKINGDLTNKVIYNGIDDKIFPANMGINANAVPFWSDDQTVLFLGVNTLTKKEEKKEEKKDDKKTDTLSKSKTEVKKDDIEKPDMIIWNWQDKRLQSAQQTQETRDKNFSYLSAYRIADKKFIQLADSNMRSVNVNPKSLYAIAYDNSKYELMGNLDGQSYVDVYVINLKTFGKKLLFEKMYASNGGRLVIAPNGTLASYYVDGVFYGINLETGKISNLTGKIKSSFVDELDDHNVIKPATENLGWSADSKYALIKDNYDLWKISADGNSVTPLSDNWKSKKTEVASRFRVDADEKGVNLSKDQYFAIFNTKTKKNGIGILPAGKSKINILFLDDNAYQSFAKAEQAKIFTYTKSNFQQSPDYYVSTTGDLSAAKKITTNTPDQAKYAWSSGVKLIDYVSANGDSLQAAIYLPANYVPGKAYPTITYIYERLTDDLNTYTMPTFPGGGFNKAMYTSNGYAVLMPDIKYKLNDPGMSAVACVVPAVKAAIATGIVDEKNVAIHGHSWGGYQTSFLITQTNIFKAAAAGAPLTNMISMYSLIYWNSGGTNQAIFEASQGRLTPGYWDNWDAFARNSPVYHIKKVQTPLLLLHNDKDGAVDFTQGIEYYNGLRRLNKPVVMITYRGENHGIAKLPNRKDYAVRMMEYFDYMLKGKSAPEWWSKGVNRLDMEKHLEARAFDGGEEN; encoded by the coding sequence ATGAAATCCCTAAAACTGTTCTCCACCGTTTTTTTATTGCTTGTTATACACCACCTACAGGCACAGGAAAAACCAGCATTAGGCTGGAAAGATGTTTCTAAATGGACCTTTAACAGACCTGCTACTTTATCACCTAATGGCGAATGGATCGCACTAGCTAGCGGACCGGTTGAAGGAGATTTAAAAATGACAATCAGAAAAACCAACGATACTTTAAGTCGGAGCTACCCAATTGGAGCAATGGCCAACAGCATCTCATTTTCAAACGATTCAAAATTTGCTGCTTTTAAGGTTGCGCTTAAGGATAGCGAAGCCAAAGTGGCAAAAAAAACAAATAAACCTGTTTATGACAAGCTTTTGCTTGTTTCATTGAGTGATAATAAACAGACGACTTTCGAAAAGGTAAAAAGTTTTAGTTTTTCTGAAAAATCACCTGAGTGGATTGCCATACAATTTGCACCGGCAGAAAATGCTTCTAAAGAGAAAGATGCCCCAAAAGGTACCGATGTATTGCTTTATAACCTTATCACCAAAAAAAGCTACAACCTTGGTAACGTTTCAGAATTTGCATTTAACAAAACAGGAAGCCAGTTTGCTTATGTTATCGATGCTGCCGGTCAAAATGGGAACGGTATTTTTTTACGCGACATGAAAACAGGTATTACCACCGCACTCGATAATGATAAAGCGGTTTATCAGAAACTTGGGTGGAATGAACAAGGAACCGCATTTGCCTTACTTAAAGCCAATAAAAACGACAAATATAAAGATGACGTTTACAGCATGCTTGGTTTCAACAAAATCAACGGAGATTTAACTAACAAAGTAATCTATAATGGTATCGACGATAAAATATTCCCTGCAAATATGGGCATAAACGCTAATGCTGTACCATTTTGGTCTGATGATCAAACCGTTTTGTTTCTTGGCGTTAATACGCTTACCAAAAAAGAAGAAAAAAAAGAGGAGAAAAAAGACGATAAGAAAACCGATACCCTAAGCAAGTCGAAAACAGAGGTTAAAAAGGATGATATCGAAAAGCCTGATATGATTATCTGGAACTGGCAGGATAAGAGATTGCAATCGGCCCAACAAACACAGGAAACGCGTGATAAAAACTTTAGTTATTTAAGTGCTTACCGTATAGCGGATAAAAAATTCATTCAGCTTGCGGATAGTAATATGCGCTCGGTTAATGTAAACCCGAAAAGTTTATACGCCATTGCATACGATAATTCGAAATATGAATTAATGGGGAATTTAGATGGACAAAGTTATGTGGATGTTTATGTGATCAATCTTAAAACCTTTGGGAAGAAATTACTATTTGAAAAAATGTACGCTTCTAATGGTGGAAGACTGGTAATTGCACCAAACGGAACTTTAGCCAGCTATTATGTAGACGGTGTATTTTATGGTATCAATCTGGAAACTGGAAAAATTTCCAATCTTACAGGCAAAATCAAGTCTTCATTTGTTGATGAATTAGATGACCATAATGTAATAAAACCAGCTACTGAAAATTTAGGCTGGTCGGCCGATTCTAAATATGCATTGATTAAAGACAATTATGATTTATGGAAAATTTCTGCTGACGGAAATAGTGTTACTCCATTATCTGATAATTGGAAAAGCAAGAAAACCGAGGTGGCAAGCCGTTTCCGTGTAGATGCAGACGAGAAAGGTGTTAATTTAAGCAAAGACCAGTATTTTGCGATATTCAATACTAAAACCAAGAAAAATGGCATTGGGATTTTACCTGCGGGTAAATCTAAAATCAACATTTTGTTCCTGGATGACAATGCTTATCAAAGTTTTGCAAAAGCCGAACAAGCTAAAATTTTTACTTATACCAAAAGTAATTTTCAGCAATCGCCAGATTATTATGTAAGTACAACGGGTGATTTAAGTGCTGCAAAAAAAATAACTACGAACACTCCAGATCAGGCTAAATATGCATGGTCTTCAGGTGTAAAGTTGATTGACTATGTGAGTGCAAATGGCGACAGTTTACAAGCGGCCATTTATTTACCTGCCAATTATGTTCCCGGAAAAGCTTATCCTACCATCACTTATATTTATGAAAGATTAACCGATGATCTGAATACCTATACCATGCCTACATTTCCTGGTGGAGGTTTTAACAAAGCAATGTACACCAGCAATGGATATGCGGTTTTAATGCCAGATATTAAATATAAACTGAATGATCCGGGTATGTCGGCAGTGGCCTGTGTGGTGCCTGCAGTAAAGGCAGCCATTGCTACCGGAATTGTAGATGAAAAAAATGTCGCCATCCATGGTCACTCCTGGGGCGGTTATCAAACTTCGTTTTTAATTACGCAGACCAACATCTTTAAAGCTGCAGCAGCTGGTGCGCCATTAACCAATATGATAAGCATGTACAGCTTAATTTACTGGAATAGCGGTGGTACAAACCAAGCCATTTTCGAAGCCAGCCAAGGTAGGTTAACGCCTGGTTATTGGGATAACTGGGATGCTTTCGCACGCAATTCGCCGGTATATCATATCAAAAAAGTACAAACGCCTTTATTGCTTTTACACAATGATAAAGATGGGGCTGTAGATTTTACTCAGGGTATTGAATATTATAACGGTTTAAGAAGACTAAACAAACCCGTAGTGATGATTACCTATCGTGGCGAAAACCACGGGATTGCAAAATTACCAAACCGTAAAGATTATGCCGTACGGATGATGGAGTATTTCGATTATATGCTTAAAGGGAAATCTGCTCCTGAATGGTGGAGTAAAGGTGTAAACCGGTTAGATATGGAAAAACACTTAGAAGCAAGGGCTTTTGATGGCGGCGAAGAGAATTAA